The window AAATTTAGCCAGGACTTGAGTAGAAACTCTACTCAGTATCCTTCCAGGCATCTCCACAGTTAAATATGCTGCGGTAACTGGCTTAGCAGTTAACGGCTTCTGCCCGATTTGGCGACAATTAAATATAGTAGACGATTGACAATGCGTTTGTCTAGTTTTTTTACTAATTGCTAACGAACTGGTTTCAGCCTGGTAGCATCTTACGCTGCGCGGACAACTATAATATCACAAAACCCGCACTAAACATGCGGGTTTTGTCAGTTAAAGCCATAAGGCATGGAGGAAAGAGTAACTGTTACTTATTGCCTTTAGGTATTTATAGGTTCAGGACGACTTCCGACTGACTGGCGATCAATAACTTGGTCAATGAGTCCATACTCCATTGCTTCATGGGCAGACATGAAGAAGTCTCGCTCAGTGTCTTGCTCAATCCGCTCGATCGGCTGACCTGTATGTTGGGCAAGATAGTGATTCAGTTTCTGTTTAAGGTATAGAATCTCTCGTGCCTGAATCTCAATGTCGGTTGCCTGTCCCTGAGCCCCTCCCAAGGGTTGGTGAATCATAATGCGGGAGTGAGGGAGGCTCATCCGCTTACCTTTGGCTCCTGCGCTGAGCAAAAAGGCTCCCATGCTAGCAGCGAGGCCAACGCAGATCGTACATACATCTGGTCGAATATGGTTCATGGTATCGAAGATACCTAAGCCTGCAGAGACAGAACCGCCTGGAGAATTGATGTACAGATAAATATCCTTTTCCGGATCTTCTGCTTCCAGAAATAGCATCTGCGCCACGATCAGGTTAGCTACATCCGCGTCCACAGGCTGTCCAAGAAATACGATCCTTTCTCGTAAGAGCCGCGAGTAAATATCGAAGGCACGCTCACCGCGTCCTGATTGCTCAATAACAGTTGGAATCATGGAGTCTAGCTATGAATTGTAGGTCTTACGTTTTATTCTAGATGGCAATCCTTACAATTGGTTGCACTCTGGGCAGTAGGTGGCTTGTCCTGGGCATTTGTAGCTTGTTCACATTGCTGACGGTAGTTTTTCCGACTAGCGCTTTATCCGTCCAGATCGGATTGAGCATCATCATCGCCTGTTTCACTTTCAATGAGCCGCTTTAAAAAGTCTTGGAGCTTCATGCGGTTGATGTAGGGCCATCCTCCTTCTGCTTCGACATCTCGGAGTAGAGCATAAAGCGCTTGACGATTGTCTGGCAATGCAGGTTGAAAGAGATCTTCGCGAATTTCGCGATGTACAGCTTCAAGACCTCGCAGAATAGTTAGAAGCTTTGCACAATCGCGATCGCATGCTTGTGCCATTTGAAGAATATGATTTAGGACGGGTTCTAGTTCCCGCAGTTCTTGGCTGGAAGACCCAGGAAGCGGATCGTTGCTTTCAAGGTTACTAGTGTCAGATAAAGCGTTACTGATATTAGGGTCAGAATTCATAGGTTGTCACTTTGCTATTGGCTTAAGAGTCGGCAAGCTGGTTCAGATTGAGTCACAGCAAGGTTATGTACAAATCCTGAACGTCCGCCCAGTTGTATTAAGCCACAATGTTAGTATTTCCTCCACATCTCTCCTATTGGTGTGTACAACGCCTGACACAAGCTTAGTGATTTAACCGAAGGCAACGTTATATTTCCGGCTACCACTATCAATGTTGGCAAGAGAATGAGGACACCGTCTTGTACAATGCTTTATTGAGACTTCCTTTTGTGAGATATCACTGGCGGGGACTTCATAATAATCACATTGAGGTTGACCATGAGGTATCGTGCTTTAATTGTTGCATTTCTAGCAGTATGTCTAGGATTGCTGACTGCGTGCAGCGGTGAACCCACAGCAGATAGTGGGGCACTTACTTATGAACAGATCAGAGGAACAGGATTAGCGAATACCTGTCCCAAACTTGAAGAGACAAAACGTGGCTCTATTGTTATTGGCTCTGGCGATAATTACATTCTGCGTGAACTGTGTTTAGAACCAACCAGTTACTTCGTTAAGCAGGAACCGGTGAGTAAGCGACAGACCGCAGAGTTTGTGCAAGGTAAGCCACTAACACGTAAGACGACGACCCTTGATCAAGTCAGTGGTCGTTTACGTCTAGAGTCTGATGGCAGCTTGAGTTTTATTGAGGAAGATGGATTTGACTTCCAAGCAACGACTGTCTTGTTGCCAGGTGGAGAGGAAGTTCCTTTCCTATTCACCATCAAGGGCTTAGTTGCTAGAACTCAGCCTGGATTGCAAGGCATTAACACGTCTACGGATTTTGAGGGTGAATTTAAGGTTCCGTCCTATCGCACCTCTAATTTCTTGGATCCGAAAGGTCGTGGTCTTGCGACTGGATATGATAACGCTGTTGCGCTTCCGGCTCAAGCCGATAGCGACGAGCTAGGCAAGGAGAACGTCAAGGCCTTTGTGACGGGTCGTGGAAAGATTTCTCTGCAAGTGTCTAAGGTTGATAGCGATACTGGTGAAATTGCTGGTACGTTTGAAAGCCTTCAACCCTCTGATACTGATATGGGCGGTAAGGAACCCGTGGATGTTAAGATTCGCGGCAATTTCTATGCTCGTGTAGAGCCTGCTTAGAGTCGGGAAAGGCATTTTTTCCATTTCTTGTTTTTAAGCAGTTCTTTGATATGTGATTTTTAAGGAGTCTAAAGGCTCCTTTTTTTATTGAAAAAATTCCTCCATTGTATTCTGTCCTAATCCCAGCTTTGAATTTTGAGTTCTCAGCGCTGATACTGATTTTGAGTTTTGAGTTCTCAGTTTTGAGGTAAAGATGGGTTGCGAGGGGAAGTTTTGTGCGGAACTATGAAGCTTGTTGGATTGTTTCAGGCTTTCGGAGGTTACTGGGGAGTCATCATTGCTCCCATAAATAGTATCGTGCCCGTTTGGTCATCGTAGATGGCGAAGAAGAAGGGACGATTGACCATCATTTCAAACGGAGGAATAACGGGGATGGCCATTGATGTTGGCGCAATAGTCACAGATGTAGCTGCTGCTGCCTCCGTGCCTTCTTCATTGACGTCAATAAAAGTTTTGTGTTGAACCGAGTCTATGGAAGCGGGTTGAGGACTGAGATGATCGAAATTGGCCTCGCCAGGGTTGAAGGCGATCGCCATACCCAATGCACTCAGAGCCTCGTTGAGGGAGGTGTCATATTCAGCGGTAAAGCGAGGCAGGGAGAGCGTGCCGTCGCGGCGTTGAAACCGTTGATTCCAGGCTTGCCAGTTTTCCTCGGTTAAGGAACTGTAAAAATCATCGACGGCACCCTCAATCGAGTCCGTTTGTCGAGGTAAAAAGACGTACATGTTCATCCGACCATTGCCATAGGGCAACTTCACCGCCTGAAACTGATCGGTTTCTAAGTAGCTGAACTCACCGGATTGCGTCATCTGGGGATGACTAATTTCGCGGCCATCCAGTAGAAAGAAGGGGCGATCGCTCGTTAAATCTGGATTGAATGCACGCGTCCAACT of the Synechococcales cyanobacterium T60_A2020_003 genome contains:
- the clpP gene encoding ATP-dependent Clp endopeptidase proteolytic subunit ClpP, which produces MIPTVIEQSGRGERAFDIYSRLLRERIVFLGQPVDADVANLIVAQMLFLEAEDPEKDIYLYINSPGGSVSAGLGIFDTMNHIRPDVCTICVGLAASMGAFLLSAGAKGKRMSLPHSRIMIHQPLGGAQGQATDIEIQAREILYLKQKLNHYLAQHTGQPIERIEQDTERDFFMSAHEAMEYGLIDQVIDRQSVGSRPEPINT
- a CDS encoding photosystem II manganese-stabilizing polypeptide, which gives rise to MRYRALIVAFLAVCLGLLTACSGEPTADSGALTYEQIRGTGLANTCPKLEETKRGSIVIGSGDNYILRELCLEPTSYFVKQEPVSKRQTAEFVQGKPLTRKTTTLDQVSGRLRLESDGSLSFIEEDGFDFQATTVLLPGGEEVPFLFTIKGLVARTQPGLQGINTSTDFEGEFKVPSYRTSNFLDPKGRGLATGYDNAVALPAQADSDELGKENVKAFVTGRGKISLQVSKVDSDTGEIAGTFESLQPSDTDMGGKEPVDVKIRGNFYARVEPA